The Gossypium arboreum isolate Shixiya-1 chromosome 4, ASM2569848v2, whole genome shotgun sequence DNA segment CCACATATTCCATAAATTGAGCTAGTTCAAATAGATCGAATGATCGACATTTAATCAATTGACCTTCATGAGTAGTTTTGTGCACATTTATCACGAGTTTTAATCTGTGACCCGTGAAATAGAGATACCTAATGTGAACCATGGGCATCTACcctaatattataataaaataggtACATCCGATAGGGAAAaattaattaacaaataaatttgTATATAATTACAAATGTTTGAGCATAAAATAAACGAAACTTTTtgttgaaagaataaaataaacagAAGTAGAGTGGTGGATATGGGACTTTAACGTAATCGAAACAAATAGTATGATTGAATTTTCAGCAAATCCTTAATGGCCCAGACAAGGAAGCAAACAAGTGGAATCTTCTACATGCTTTGCTTCCCAATGAATAAAGTTTGCAATTTTGAATATTTAGAGTTTGAGAGGTTTGGGTCTTGGTCTCTAGTAATACTCAAATGAACTGTCTGTGCTATTATCCGTCGCCTCCGGTCGGGGAGTGTAAGGCGGTGGTTTACATCTCAATAGTGCCCAATTAACTCCATCAAAGAATTGGTGGTGCTTAATTGCCGTCGCACCCATGGTTGATCCCATTCGCCTACTCGGCTCCTTCATCAAGAGTTGTGTAATCAAGTCCTTAGCCGAGGCTGGAACCGATGGTTCCTTAGGGAACTCAAGTGCCCGAGCCACAATATTAGCTAGTGTTAACTCATGGTCAATCCCTTTAAATGGTGTTACACCATAGAACATTTCGAATATGAATATCCCTAGCGTCCACCAATCCACCGCGTTGCCATGACCCTCGCCTGATACGATCTCTGGGGCCAAGTACTCGTGGGTTCCCACGAAGGACATTGATCGAACATCGACCGGCTCGGCTACGATCTCGAAGGCACCACGATGCATGGAGTTTTTCCTACGTTTGCGTTTATGTCTAGGATGGAAACATGAGACGACGGGAACTATGCAGCTTGGTAAAATGCATGAGGATTTGTCAAAAGGAGTCGCAGTTGATAAATTTGTTGACGATGATGATGTGTTTTGATCAGAAACGAGGTGAGCCGCCGATGCGGCTGATGTATTATCACTCCTTAAGGAAAGATCAAAATCGGTCAACATGATGTGACCGTCTGATCTTACTAGCACGTTCTCAGGCTTGAGATCACGGTAGATAATTCCCATCATATGTAGGTATTCTAGAGCAACCACAACTTCGGATGCATAAAACCTGCTTAACATTAATAAAGGGTTAGTAAAAAATTGGAATGCCATGCGCAATAATAATGGTGCGTCAACAACACACTCAATGCTCAACCATGATTTAGGGAtggaaatataaataaaaatatataaaattattaattttaaaatataatacagGCAGATTTAAAATGAGTTTCAGTTAACCATTTATAAATATGGAGaggtttgggtaaaattttaggcctatattTTGCACCTAGCCAAGCTTGGGCAAACATATAGTGTACTAATATCATACATAGTCCCGACTCAAAACCAATCCGACTTGACCTATGAACACTTCTAATTGTATTAATGCATCTAATTTACCATGCTCCATAACCAAATCAAGcatatattatttaagttatatGCATATGAATCTGGTAGGCTAATTGTTAATcttgataaaattattttattaaatttaggttcattataatttcattttttagttacatgattattaagtgagtatttttttatttcaatatgtCAAACTGATAaatttaacaatattaataattggACTTGAATTTTAAATCCTGAAAAGTAAAAGAATtgtattcctaaaaataaaaataccaagattaaattctaaatttataaaaataaaagcacctatgacatattttaaccccaATAATAACATATATTCTAAAGCTCTTGGTCAATGTTCAAAACTATTTAGCCAAGTGTCATTAAACAAAATAatctaacaaaaataataataattatatataggtTAGTATTTGGTATATTGACATTGTATTATTTATTacacaatatttattttttaatattttattataccgtTCTGAAAACTTATCAACCCCATGACTCAACTTGTGGAGTCTAAACATTTTGTCATACTTTAAATGATAttaattctaattctaattctaTTGTTTATAATTGCAAtttgtatttataatttattaaaaaattaacctAATATCTTTTTACAAGATttgaaaagaaatattttaatatcggcttaatatataatttggtatttgagtttgatACTTTTTTAATATGGTACTTGTGACCATATTGGGCCAAAAATAACACAATGTtaaatttttagtatttaattcgagattttgagttgatttgattgAAAATTCATAATTAGTTAATAATATTAGTAATTAATTTTATCAATCTCCTGTAAACCCGAacacaaaattaaacaaattcacaattaatactaaacttattctattaacaaaatcatgaaaaattcaaacctaataatattaataaataactTCAATTAAATTAACTCTAAAACCCGAATTAAATACTTAAATGTTAATATTATTACCTTTAAacactaaaatatataattttgtcaaatataaataacaaattagattaaaaataatataaatattatattaaaaaatatcaaACTCGAATTTCAAATGATTTTTGcaatataacaaaaaaaaaatatataatcacTAAAATGCATTCTGAGTACCTTTATAAAATCTTCTCTTTCCTTTCTTGAAAATATaattagaaaaataatataattgaaaagaaaaatgaaatgcaATTCTATAAAGGTAATTAGAAGAACATAAggacaaaaataaaatttcataaaaccCTAACATTTTACTAAGAAAAAGTTATcatttaaataagaaaattatcattttaattagGATGAGTAAAACTCGATTCAATTTAAAAATCGAAAAAATTCGGATTTTAAGTTATTTGAGTcaacttgaataagtaatttgaatttcaagtttgagtcgagttaaattttacaatttgaataatAGATTGGtttctatcaattttaaaatgaaaaaatagtctctctcaacaaaaattataaaaaaattcaaaatatttataaaattctaaaatctatatttttaaaaattataaaaattctaaaaatatatataaataaagttaaaattttaattttttctaaaatactaattttgggacctaaataagttaattaatgattcaagtttatcatactaaattattttttattattttgctttga contains these protein-coding regions:
- the LOC108458869 gene encoding serine/threonine-protein kinase D6PKL2-like → MQQCIDDLDNLSFTTTSTTVPETKRSTSSGSEASNLVPRDPCWHAIRRASTLTLEDLRFIHRLGSGDIGSVYLVEVKGGSSGCVLAAKVMDKKELVSRKKENRARIEREILESLDHPFLPTLYATLDCPRWSCLLTEFCPGGDLHVLRQRQPDRRFHEAAVRFYASEVVVALEYLHMMGIIYRDLKPENVLVRSDGHIMLTDFDLSLRSDNTSAASAAHLVSDQNTSSSSTNLSTATPFDKSSCILPSCIVPVVSCFHPRHKRKRRKNSMHRGAFEIVAEPVDVRSMSFVGTHEYLAPEIVSGEGHGNAVDWWTLGIFIFEMFYGVTPFKGIDHELTLANIVARALEFPKEPSVPASAKDLITQLLMKEPSRRMGSTMGATAIKHHQFFDGVNWALLRCKPPPYTPRPEATDNSTDSSFEYY